The genome window GCGGGAACACCCCCGAGAAGCCCTCGAACGGGGTCCACTCGCAGTTGCTGTGGAGTTCGTCGCCGCGTATCTCGCTCGGGTCGTCGGGGTCGACGAGCACGAGGTCGGCGTCCCTGCCGACTTCGACCGCGCCCTTCTGCGGCAAGTCGAAGATGCGCGCCGGGTTCGCGGCGGTGAGGTCGCGGACGCGTTCGTACGTCAGCCGTCCCTCGCGGGCCTCGTTCAGCAGCAGCGGCAGCATCGTCTCGACGCCCGGGACGCCGCTGGGCGCGCTCCAGAGGTCGGTCTCCTTCTCCTCGCGGGTGTGCGGCGCGTGGTCGGTGGCGACGATATCGACCGTCCCGTCGGCGACGCGCTCGTAGACGGCTTCGCGGCGCGCCTCGCTCCTGAGGGGCGGATTCATCCGGCCGTAGGTGCCCAACTCCGAGAGGTCCTCGCGCGACAGCAGCAGGTGGTGCGGCGTCACCTCGCAGGTCGCGCCCGCCTCGCTCGCGGCGTCGACGCCCTCGGGCGTGCTCGTGTGGGCGATGTGAATCGACGCGGCCGACTCCGCACCCACGTCGAGGGCGCGTTCGACGGCGGCGGCCTCGGCTTCCGCGGTCCGAAAGGCGCTCCACAGGTCGGCGTCGGCGTCGCGGCCCTCGCCGCCGGCATCCTCGTCCTTCGCGCTCTCGTCGAACAGTTCAGCATCTTCGGCGTGGACGCTCACGGTCACGCCGGCCTCGGCGGCGCGGACGACGGCGTCTGCGAAGAGGTCGGCGTCGATACCCATGTCGCCGGTCGAGTCGGCGAGAAACACCTCGCCGAGCGCGAACAGCGGGCGGTCGAACAGCGAGTCGGGGTCCCACTCCTCCGTGACGCCGCCGCTGATGCCGTAGTCGACGAGCGATCTCTCGGCCAACTCGGCCTTCTCGTCGAAGGCGTCGCCGTCGATGGTCGGGGGACTGGTGTTCGGCTGGTCGACGACGGTGGTGACGCCGCCGGCGGCGGCGCTCTTCGACCCCGTCTCCCACGTCTCCTTGTGCGCGTACCCCGGTTCGCGGAAGTGGACGTGTGCGTCGATTGCACCGGGGAGGAGCAGACGGCCGTCGGCGTCGAGTTCGCGTTCGTCGCCGTCGGGCGAGAGCGACCCCGCGGGCTCGACCGCCGCGATGGTCTCGCCGGCCGTCCGGACGTCTACCTCGCGGCCGTCGGCGAGGCGTGCGTGCGTGATGAGCATTGTCTGGGTGTCCGACTCTCGTCGGGCGGGGTGGTAAACGGTGACGGTCCGCGCGAGTGACGCCGCTCCGGTCGAAGCGTCGTCGGTT of Haloprofundus halophilus contains these proteins:
- a CDS encoding dihydroorotase, translating into MLITHARLADGREVDVRTAGETIAAVEPAGSLSPDGDERELDADGRLLLPGAIDAHVHFREPGYAHKETWETGSKSAAAGGVTTVVDQPNTSPPTIDGDAFDEKAELAERSLVDYGISGGVTEEWDPDSLFDRPLFALGEVFLADSTGDMGIDADLFADAVVRAAEAGVTVSVHAEDAELFDESAKDEDAGGEGRDADADLWSAFRTAEAEAAAVERALDVGAESAASIHIAHTSTPEGVDAASEAGATCEVTPHHLLLSREDLSELGTYGRMNPPLRSEARREAVYERVADGTVDIVATDHAPHTREEKETDLWSAPSGVPGVETMLPLLLNEAREGRLTYERVRDLTAANPARIFDLPQKGAVEVGRDADLVLVDPDDPSEIRGDELHSNCEWTPFEGFSGVFPRVTTVRGRVVYDPEGETGALSSTFGDAAGANVRE